From one Salmo salar chromosome ssa09, Ssal_v3.1, whole genome shotgun sequence genomic stretch:
- the LOC106613264 gene encoding extracellular calcium-sensing receptor-like — protein MDTRELRFSRAMIFAVEEINNSSYLLPGVTLGYQLYDSCSSVPFAVKVAFQLANGLDPMFDTGEQCSGSSTVTAIVGESASTPTISMLRITGPLGIPQVSHSSTCACLSDKKQYPTFFRTIPSDQFQAAALAHLVRHFGWTWIGAVRSDSDYGNNGMAAFLQAAQEEGICVEYSEAFYRTNPLSKVQRVADVIRSSTARVVVAFVAIGDMRILLRELESLPSPPRQWIGSESWVTDPDMLRFGLCAGAIGIGIQRSVIPGLRNFLLDLSPQKVSNSPILTEFWEGGFGCRLDPSVCPSVRLSKVCDGSEDIQQLQTPYTDTSQLRITNMVYKAVYAIAHAIHSIVCENRENSTVNCDKNLNVKSTQVLERLKRVNFSRNGYQVSFDANGDPVATYELVNWQIRESGKMEYVTVGRYDASLPPDQRLDIESEITWLKNSTQVPVSVCSESCPPGTRKAVQKGKPVCCYDCIQCAEGEISNNTDSSDCMICPEEYWPNAERDRCILKPVEFLSFHEVLGIILTACSVGGACLAIATATVFYRHRTSAIVRANNSELSFLLLFSLALCFLCSLTFIGRPSEWSCMLRHTAFGITFVLCISCVLGKTIVVLMAFRATLPGSNVMKWFGPPQQRMTVVSFTFVQALICTLWLVLSPPFPIKNLTTYKEKIILECNVGSAIGFWSVLGYIGLLALLCFALAFLARKLPDNFNEAEFITFSMLIFCAVWITFIPAYVSSPGKFTVAVEIFAIITSSFGLFFLLFVPKCFIILFRPEKNTKKHLMEKTSNDIRY, from the exons ATGGATACCCGTGAGTTGCGCTTCTCGCGCGCCATGATCTTCGCAGTTGAGGAGATAAACAACAGTTCATATCTTCTACCGGGTGTCACGCTTGGTTATCAATTGTACGACTCCTGCTCCTCGGTCCCTTTCGCTGTGAAAGTGGCCTTCCAGCTGGCTAACGGCCTGGACCCCATGTTTGATACCGGAGAACAGTGCTCGGGGTCGTCTACAGTAACAGCTATCGTGGGCGAGTCTGCCTCCACGCCTACCATCAGCATGTTGCGCATCACCGGCCCTTTAGGCATTCCTCAG GTGAGCCACTCTTCCACCTGTGCTTGTCTGAGTGATAAGAAACAGTATCCAACCTTCTTCAGAACCATCCCCAGTGACCAGTTCCAGGCTGCCGCTCTGGCCCACCTCGTCAGGCACTTCGGCTGGACCTGGATTGGGGCGGTCCGTTCCGACTCTGACTACGGTAATAACGGTATGGCGGCTTTCCTACAGGCAGCACAAGAGGAAGGCATCTGTGTGGAGTATTCTGAAGCCTTCTACCGTACCAACCCACTCAGCAAAGTGCAACGGGTGGCCGACGTGATCCGCAG CTCCACAGCCCGGGTGGTGGTTGCATTTGTTGCCATTGGGGACATGAGGATCCTGCTGAGGGAGTTGGAAAGCCTGCCCTCTCCGCCCCGCCAGTGGATCGGGAGCGAGTCCTGGGTCACTGACCCAGATATGCTGCGCTTCGGCCTGTGTGCCGGTGCCATCGGAATTGGCATCCAACGCTCTGTCATCCCCGGCCTCAGGAACTTCCTCCTGGACCTCTCCCCACAGAAGGTGTCCAACTCTCCCATTCTCACTGAGTTCTGGGAGGGAGGCTTTGGCTGTAGGCTGG atccatccgtctgtccgtctgtccgtctttct AAGGTGTGTGATGGCAGTGAGGATATACAGCAGCTACAGACCCCCTACACAGATACATCTCAGCTGCGTATCACTAACATGGTGTATAAAGCTGTTTACGCCATAGCACACGCCATCCACAGCATTGTTTGTGAAAATAGAGAAAACTCCACTGTGAACTGTGACAAAAACCTTAATGTGAAGTCAACACAG GTCCTGGAAAGATTGAAAAGGGTGAACTTCTCTCGTAATGGGTACCAGGTGTCTTTCGATGCCAACGGGGACCCAGTGGCCACCTATGAGCTGGTCAACTGGCAGATACGGGAGAGTGGGAAGATGGAGTATGTGACAGTGGGGCGCTATGATGCGTCCCTGCCTCCTGATCAGAGGCTTGACATCGAGAGTGAAATCACCTGGTTAAAGAACAGTACACAAGTACCTGTGTCAGTGTGCAGTGAGAGCTGTCCCCCAGGCACTCGTAAGGCTGTACAGAAAGGAAAGCCTGTATGCTGTTATGACTGTATCCAATGTGCAGAGGGAGAGATCAGTAATAACACAG ATTCTTCAGACTGTATGATCTGTCCCGAGGAGTACTGGCCCAACGCTGAGAGAGACCGCTGTATCCTTAAGCCTGTGGAGTTCCTGTCCTTCCACGAGGTCCTCGGAATCATCCTGACCGCCTGCTCTGTGGGCGGGGCTTGTCTGGCCATCGCCACGGCAACCGTCTTCTACCGCCACCGAACTTCGGCCATCGTCAGGGCAAACAACTCTGAGCTGAGCTTCCTGCTTCTCTTCTCCTTGGCTCTGTGTTTTCTGTGTTCTCTTACTTTCATTGGCCGGCCCTCTGAATGGTCCTGTATGCTGCGCCACACAGCGTTTGGGATCACCTTCGTCCTCTGCATCTCTTGTGTTCTGGGGAAAACAATAGTGGTGTTGATGGCCTTCAGGGCTACGCTTCCAGGCAGTAATGTCATGAAATGGTTTGGTCCTCCACAGCAGAGAATGACTGTAGTGTCCTTCACGTTTGTCCAGGCTTTGATATGCACTCTGTGGTTGGTCCTGTCCCCTCCCTTCCCCATTAAAAACCTTACTACCTACAAGGAAAAGATCATTCTAGAGTGTAATGTGGGTTCAGCTATTGGTTTCTGGTCTGTGTTGGGCTATATAGGACTGCTGGCTCTCTTGTGCTTTGCGCTGGCTTTTCTGGCTAGGAAGCTGCCTGATAACTTCAATGAGGCCGAATTCATCACCTTCAGCATGCTCATATTCTGTGCAGTCTGGATCACCTTTATCCCAGCTTATGTCAGCTCTCCTGGGAAGTTCACTGTAGCTGTGGAGATATTTGCCATCATCACCTCTAGCTTTGGGTTGTTCTTTCTATTATTTGTTCCTAAATGCTTTATTATTCTGTTCAGGCCGGAGAAGAACACCAAGAAACACCTTATGGAGAAGACATCCAATGATATACGTTATTAA
- the LOC106613259 gene encoding extracellular calcium-sensing receptor, translating to MRLSPTPALDPSLAGSLVLLHLAVVAGGLALLSSASASGLESVRCRLQGTPRPPAFSQHGDFVIGGVFSMHYNMHTVDHSYTSMPEPLQCTGSMDSRELRFSRALVFAVEEINNSSYLLPGVTLGYQVHDSCSSVPMAVKVAFQLANGMDPMFDTGEQCSGSATVTAIVGESASTPTISMLRIIGQFGIPQVSHSSTCACLSDKKQYPTFFRTIPSDQFQAAALAHLIRHFGWTWIGAVRSDSDYGNNGMAAFLQAAQEEGICVEYSEAFSRTNPLSRVQRVADVIRSSTARVVVAFVASGDMRILLEEMDRLPSPPRQWIGSETWVTDPDMLRFGLCAGAIGFGIQRSVIPGLRDFLLDLSPQKVSNSPLLTEFWEGAFGCRLGIGVGVEEKVCDGSEDIQQLQVPYTDTSQLRVTNMVYKAVYAIAHAIHSIACEERENSTVNCDINLHVKPTQVLERLRRVNFSRNGYQVSFDANGDPVATYELVNWQRRESGKMEFVTVGLYNASLPPDQRLDIEKEITWVKNSTQIPVSVCSESCPPGTRKAVQKGKPVCCYDCIQCAEGEISNKTDSSDCLICPEEYWPNAERDRCILKPVEFLSFHEVLGIILTACSVGGSCLAIATATVFYRHRTSAIVRANNSELSFLLLFSLALCFLCSLTFIGRPSEWSCMLRHTAFGITFVLCISCVLGKTIVVLMAFRATLPGSNVMKWFGPPQQRLTVVSFTFVQALICTLWLVLSPPFPIKNLTTYKEKIILECDVGSAIGFWAVLGYIGLLSLLCFVLAFLARKLPDNFNEAEFITFSMLIFCAVWITFIPAYVSSPGKFTVAVEIFAIITSSFGLFFLLFVPKCFIILFRPEKNTKKHLMVKTSNDIRY from the exons ATGAGGCTCTCTCCGACTCCTGCTCTGGATCCAAGTCTGGCTGGTAGTCTGGTTCTACTACATCTAGCTGTGGTGGCTGGTGGGCTTGCCTTGCTCTcatctgcctctgcctctgggcTGGAGTCTGTCAGATGCAGGCTCCAAGGCACCCCTCGTCCTCCGGCGTTCTCCCAGCACGGGGACTTTGTCATCGGGGGTGTTTTCTCCATGCACTACAACATGCACACTGTGGATCACAGCTACACCAGCATGCCTGAGCCCCTGCAGTGCACAGGGAG TATGGATTCCCGTGAGTTGCGCTTCTCGCGCGCCCTGGTCTTCGCTGTTGAGGAGATTAACAACAGTTCATACCTTCTACCGGGTGTCACGCTTGGTTATCAAGTGCACGACTCCTGCTCCTCGGTCCCGATGGCCGTGAAAGTGGCCTTCCAGCTGGCTAACGGCATGGACCCCATGTTTGATACCGGAGAACAGTGCTCTGGTTCGGCTACAGTGACAGCTATTGTTGGCGAGTCTGCCTCGACGCCTACCATCAGCATGTTGCGCATCATCGGCCAATTCGGCATTCCTCAG GTGAGCCACTCTTCCACCTGTGCGTGTCTGAGTGATAAGAAACAGTATCCAACCTTCTTCAGAACCATCCCCAGTGACCAGTTCCAGGCTGCCGCTCTGGCCCACCTCATCAGGCACTTCGGCTGGACCTGGATTGGGGCGGTCCGTTCCGACTCTGACTACGGTAATAACGGGATGGCGGCTTTCCTACAGGCAGCACAAGAGGAAGGCATCTGTGTGGAGTATTCTGAAGCCTTCTCCCGTACCAACCCACTCAGCAGAGTGCAACGGGTGGCCGACGTGATCCGCAG CTCCACAGCAAGGGTGGTGGTTGCATTCGTAGCCTCTGGGGACATGAGAatcctgctggaggagatggatCGCCTGCCCTCTCCGCCACGCCAGTGGATCGGGAGCGAGACCTGGGTCACTGACCCAGATATGCTGCGCTTCGGCCTGTGTGCTGGGGCCATCGGATTTGGCATCCAACGCTCTGTCATCCCCGGCCTCAGGGACTTCCTCCTGGACCTCTCCCCACAGAAGGTGTCCAATTCTCCCCTGCTCACTGAGTTCTGGGAGGGAGCCTTTGGCTGTAGACTGGGGATag GTGTTGGGGTTGAGGAGAAGGTGTGTGATGGCAGTGAGGATATACAGCAGCTACAGGTTCCCTACACAGATACATCCCAGCTACGTGTCACTAACATGGTGTATAAAGCTGTTTACGCCATAGCACACGCCATCCACAGCATTGCTTGCGAAGAGAGAGAAAACTCCACTGTGAACTGTGACATAAACCTTCATGTGAAGCCAACACAG GTCCTGGAGAGATTGAGGAGGGTGAACTTCTCTCGTAATGGGTACCAGGTGTCTTTCGATGCCAACGGGGACCCAGTGGCCACCTATGAGCTGGTCAACTGGCAGAGACGGGAGAGTGGGAAGATGGAGTTTGTGACAGTGGGGCTCTATAATGCGTCCCTGCCTCCTGACCAGAGGCTTGACATCGAGAAGGAAATCACCTGGGTAAAGAACAGTACACAAATACCTGTGTCAGTGTGCAGTGAGAGCTGTCCCCCAGGCACTCGTAAGGCTGTACAGAAGGGAAAGCCTGTATGCTGTTATGACTGTATCCAATGTGCAGAGGGAGAGatcagtaataaaacag ATTCTtcagactgtctgatctgtcccGAGGAGTACTGGCCCAACGCTGAGAGAGACCGCTGTATCCTTAAGCCTGTGGAGTTCCTGTCCTTCCACGAGGTCCTCGGAATCATCCTGACCGCCTGCTCTGTGGGCGGGTCTTGTCTGGCCATCGCCACGGCAACTGTCTTCTACCGCCACCGAACTTCAGCCATCGTCAGGGCAAACAACTCTGAGCTGAGCTTCCTGCTGCTCTTCTCCTTGGCTCTGTGTTTTCTGTGTTCTCTTACTTTCATTGGCCGGCCCTCTGAATGGTCCTGTATGCTGCGTCACACAGCGTTTGGGATCACCTTCGTCCTCTGCATCTCTTGTGTTCTGGGGAAAACAATAGTGGTGTTGATGGCCTTCAGGGCTACGCTTCCAGGCAGTAATGTCATGAAATGGTTTGgtcctccacagcagagattgactGTAGTGTCCTTCACGTTTGTCCAGGCTTTGATATGCACTCTGTGGTTGGTCCTGTCCCCTCCCTTCCCCATTAAAAACCTCACTACCTACAAGGAAAAGATCATTCTAGAGTGTGATGTGGGTTCAGCTATTGGTTTCTGGGCTGTGTTGGGGTATATAGGACTCCTGTCTCTCTTATGCTTTGTGCTGGCTTTTCTGGCTAGGAAGCTGCCTGATAACTTCAATGAGGCCGAATTCATCACCTTCAGCATGCTCATATTCTGTGCAGTCTGGATCACCTTTATCCCAGCTTATGTCAGCTCTCCTGGGAAGTTCACTGTAGCTGTGGAGATCTTTGCCATCATCACCTCTAGCTTTGGGTTGTTCTTTCTATTATTTGTTCCTAAATGCTTTATTATTCTGTTCAGGCCGGAGAAGAACACTAAGAAACACCTTATGGTGAAGACATCCAATGATATACGTTATTAA